The following are from one region of the Streptomyces fradiae genome:
- a CDS encoding VgrG-related protein translates to MSEKTFTTVLHVQLDGTPLPEPLAARLTEGWVDSSVNVPSAFQLTFADKDGALTEKYRFLKVGAMAVLSPFADGKRGEPMLTGEVTAVEVDAAPGHGRYLILRGYDPGHRLLRNRRVAGYPNMTASDIARKLAALNGVPVGRIDATPSVYELATQPNITDWDFLSRLARENDVRLSLDPAGRLVFAALAPASGAPADTTPAAQSPYVLDFGANTLHSRVSVTAAGQVRQVDVRGWDPRTKQALSSPTPALASREIVSDIAPAQLSAPFGPADLTATGTPFTTQSEVAQAASALADDVTGSFAEVEVAVTGNPALKPGQPVAVKGAGFPFEGRYTATGVRHVFTSGRQFATWLTVSGRQFRSLYGTASGGGEPAPPMPGVAVALVTNTKDPLNLGRVRLRFPWLSDTYESGWCRVAQLGGRGGGGLMLPEVDDEVLCAFDRGSLEHPYVLAGLYNGVDRHTPATDQAAAVDPTSGRVQWRALTSRSGHTVELRENAGRTRASHGVRLRTGQGKLSIELNEARTTLTVDSDGTVTITGARGVTVDSGGDLTLSARGRISLDAKLGVDIKAGAKFKVTALTQAVLNAPALITSTVPMPNPVAANLPF, encoded by the coding sequence ATGAGCGAGAAGACCTTCACCACCGTCCTCCACGTCCAGCTCGACGGCACTCCGCTGCCGGAGCCGCTGGCGGCGCGGCTGACCGAGGGCTGGGTGGACTCCAGCGTGAACGTGCCGTCGGCGTTCCAGTTGACGTTCGCGGACAAGGACGGCGCGCTCACCGAGAAGTACCGGTTCCTGAAGGTCGGTGCGATGGCGGTGCTCTCGCCGTTCGCCGACGGCAAGCGGGGCGAGCCGATGCTGACGGGCGAGGTGACGGCGGTCGAGGTGGACGCGGCGCCGGGGCACGGGCGCTATCTGATCCTGCGCGGATACGATCCGGGGCACCGGCTGCTGCGCAACCGGCGGGTCGCGGGCTATCCGAACATGACGGCCTCGGACATCGCGCGCAAGCTGGCGGCGCTGAACGGCGTTCCGGTCGGCCGGATCGACGCGACGCCTTCGGTGTACGAGCTGGCGACCCAACCCAACATCACCGACTGGGACTTCCTGTCGCGGCTCGCCCGCGAGAACGACGTCCGGCTGTCGCTCGACCCGGCGGGCCGGCTCGTCTTCGCCGCCCTGGCGCCGGCTTCGGGCGCGCCCGCCGACACGACGCCGGCGGCGCAGAGCCCGTACGTCCTGGACTTCGGCGCGAACACGCTGCACAGCAGGGTGTCGGTGACGGCCGCTGGGCAGGTCCGCCAGGTCGACGTACGGGGCTGGGATCCGCGGACGAAGCAGGCGCTGTCCTCCCCCACACCCGCGCTCGCGAGCCGGGAGATCGTCTCGGACATCGCTCCGGCGCAGCTGTCGGCGCCGTTCGGTCCGGCCGACCTCACCGCCACGGGCACGCCGTTCACGACGCAGTCGGAGGTGGCACAGGCGGCCTCGGCGCTCGCGGACGACGTGACGGGCTCGTTCGCGGAGGTGGAGGTGGCGGTCACCGGCAATCCGGCGCTGAAGCCGGGGCAGCCGGTGGCGGTGAAGGGCGCCGGGTTCCCGTTCGAGGGGCGCTACACGGCGACCGGGGTTCGTCATGTCTTCACGTCGGGGCGGCAGTTCGCGACCTGGCTGACGGTGTCGGGGCGGCAGTTCCGTTCGCTGTACGGGACGGCCTCGGGCGGCGGCGAGCCGGCGCCGCCGATGCCGGGGGTGGCGGTGGCCCTGGTCACCAACACCAAGGACCCGCTGAACCTGGGCCGGGTGCGGCTGCGGTTCCCGTGGCTCTCGGACACGTACGAGAGCGGCTGGTGCCGGGTGGCGCAGCTCGGCGGCCGGGGCGGCGGCGGGCTGATGCTGCCGGAGGTGGACGACGAGGTGCTGTGCGCCTTCGACCGGGGGTCCCTTGAACATCCGTACGTCCTGGCGGGGCTCTACAACGGGGTGGACCGGCACACGCCGGCCACCGACCAGGCGGCGGCGGTGGATCCGACGAGCGGCCGGGTGCAGTGGCGGGCGCTGACCTCGCGCTCCGGGCACACGGTCGAACTGCGCGAGAACGCCGGGCGGACCCGGGCCTCGCACGGTGTGCGGCTGCGCACCGGGCAGGGGAAGCTCAGCATCGAGCTGAACGAGGCCCGTACGACCCTGACCGTCGACAGCGACGGCACGGTCACCATCACCGGCGCCCGCGGCGTCACGGTCGACTCGGGCGGGGACCTGACGCTCTCGGCGCGCGGCCGGATCAGCCTGGACGCGAAGCTCGGCGTGGACATCAAGGCCGGGGCGAAGTTCAAGGTGACGGCGCTGACCCAGGCGGTCCTGAACGCGCCCGCCCTGATCACCTCGACCGTGCCGATGCCGAACCCGGTCGCGGCCAACCTGCCGTTCTGA
- a CDS encoding GPW/gp25 family protein: MSEHFVGAGWGFPLRTGPSGAIALVRRDREIEESMRLVLATAPGERPMRPEFGCAVHELVFAPVNDATMGRIRYEVMSSLDRWEPRIEVEEVSVAPAPGEPTTLHIDVRYRVRGANNPRNLVFPFYVIPSED, translated from the coding sequence GTGAGTGAGCACTTCGTCGGCGCCGGCTGGGGGTTCCCGCTGCGCACCGGTCCGAGCGGGGCGATCGCCCTGGTGCGGCGCGACCGCGAGATCGAGGAGTCGATGCGGCTCGTCCTGGCGACGGCGCCGGGCGAGCGGCCGATGCGTCCAGAATTCGGCTGCGCGGTCCACGAGTTGGTGTTCGCGCCGGTCAACGACGCGACGATGGGCCGGATCCGGTACGAGGTGATGTCCTCGCTCGACCGCTGGGAGCCCCGGATCGAGGTCGAGGAGGTCTCGGTCGCGCCCGCGCCGGGCGAGCCGACGACCCTGCACATCGACGTGCGCTACCGGGTGCGCGGCGCCAACAACCCGCGCAATCTCGTCTTCCCCTTCTACGTCATCCCCTCCGAGGACTGA
- a CDS encoding putative baseplate assembly protein, with translation MALPSPHLDDRRFQQFVDDAKRYVQQACPEWTDHNVSDPGVTLIEAVAHMADQLVYRLNRVPEKNHLAFLDLLGVTLFPPAAARADITFRLSAPQPEPVLLPTGTEVATGRTETEEAVVFATTADLTVVPCTLDRMLRHEAGGTPEDRSQDVLGGEDVPAFTALPQVGDALLFGLSAAVPDCVLVLDLDSRVDGVGVDPRRPPLVWEAWTTGAGWTAVEVDEDSTGGLNRPGEVVLHMPSGHAVSRLGGHDAGWVRCRVVEAAAGLPAYSESPTVRSARAFTIGGTVRAAHAETVRDEGLGASEGVPGQRLRLAHAPVVDRPPLLLQVAERAGGSVDGDALESGWQEWTAVADFAGSRPGDRHFTLDAATGELAFGPAVRQPDGTVRQFGAVPPKGAAIRAVRYGTGGGRAGNVARGTITVLRSSIPYIARVENREAARGGVDGETVEEAKARAPITLRAQERAVTARDYEQLARRAAPETARIACLAADTAASGAESGVGENAVRVLVVPQAVPDRGGRLRFEQLVPGDELLARVTGFLDERRPLGTRLAVGPPYYQGVTVVATLHAFRAAEAERVRADALDTLYAYLDPLTGGAHGEGWPFGRPLRAGEVFAALQRVPGVELVDEVLLHPADPLTGRRGDATDRIELAPSALLFPFDHRVRVVEAR, from the coding sequence ATGGCCCTGCCCTCACCCCATCTCGACGACCGGCGGTTCCAGCAGTTCGTCGACGACGCCAAGCGCTATGTCCAGCAGGCGTGTCCCGAGTGGACGGACCACAATGTCTCCGACCCGGGCGTCACCCTCATCGAGGCCGTCGCGCACATGGCGGACCAGCTGGTCTACCGGCTCAACCGGGTGCCGGAGAAGAACCATCTGGCCTTCCTCGACCTGCTCGGCGTGACGCTGTTCCCGCCCGCCGCGGCGCGGGCCGACATCACGTTCCGGCTGTCGGCGCCGCAGCCCGAGCCGGTGCTGCTTCCGACCGGCACGGAGGTGGCGACGGGGCGTACGGAGACGGAGGAGGCGGTCGTCTTCGCGACCACCGCCGATCTGACCGTCGTGCCCTGCACCCTCGACCGGATGCTGCGGCACGAGGCGGGCGGGACGCCCGAGGACCGCTCGCAGGACGTGCTCGGCGGGGAGGACGTGCCCGCGTTCACGGCCCTCCCGCAGGTCGGCGACGCGCTGCTGTTCGGTCTGTCGGCGGCGGTGCCGGACTGTGTGCTCGTGCTCGACCTGGACAGCCGGGTGGACGGCGTCGGCGTGGATCCGCGCCGTCCGCCGCTGGTGTGGGAGGCGTGGACGACCGGCGCCGGCTGGACGGCGGTCGAGGTCGACGAGGACTCGACCGGCGGTCTGAACCGGCCGGGCGAGGTGGTGCTCCACATGCCGTCCGGGCACGCGGTGTCGCGGCTCGGCGGTCATGACGCGGGCTGGGTGCGCTGCCGGGTGGTGGAGGCGGCGGCCGGGCTGCCCGCGTACTCCGAGTCGCCGACGGTGCGCTCGGCCCGGGCGTTCACCATCGGCGGCACGGTGCGCGCCGCGCACGCGGAGACCGTGCGGGACGAGGGGCTCGGCGCGTCGGAGGGCGTGCCGGGGCAGCGGCTGCGGCTCGCGCACGCGCCGGTCGTGGACCGGCCGCCGCTGCTGCTCCAGGTCGCCGAGCGGGCCGGCGGGAGCGTAGACGGGGACGCCCTGGAGTCGGGCTGGCAGGAGTGGACGGCGGTCGCCGACTTCGCCGGCTCGCGCCCCGGCGACCGGCACTTCACCCTGGACGCGGCCACCGGCGAGCTGGCCTTCGGCCCGGCGGTGCGCCAACCCGACGGTACGGTACGGCAGTTCGGCGCCGTCCCGCCGAAGGGCGCGGCGATCCGGGCGGTGCGGTACGGCACCGGGGGCGGCCGGGCGGGCAACGTGGCCCGGGGCACGATCACCGTGCTGCGCAGCTCCATCCCGTACATCGCACGGGTGGAGAACCGCGAGGCGGCGCGCGGCGGCGTCGACGGGGAGACCGTCGAGGAGGCGAAGGCCCGGGCGCCCATCACACTGCGCGCCCAGGAGCGGGCGGTGACCGCCCGCGACTACGAGCAGCTGGCGCGGCGCGCGGCGCCGGAGACCGCGCGGATCGCCTGCCTGGCGGCGGACACGGCCGCGTCCGGGGCCGAGTCCGGCGTCGGGGAGAACGCGGTGCGGGTCCTGGTGGTGCCGCAGGCGGTGCCGGACCGGGGCGGGCGGCTGCGCTTCGAGCAGCTCGTGCCGGGCGACGAACTGCTCGCCCGGGTGACGGGTTTCCTCGACGAGCGGCGCCCGCTGGGCACCCGGCTGGCCGTGGGTCCCCCGTACTACCAGGGCGTGACCGTGGTGGCGACGCTGCACGCCTTCCGGGCGGCGGAGGCGGAGCGGGTGCGGGCCGACGCGCTCGACACCCTCTACGCGTACCTGGATCCGCTGACCGGCGGCGCGCACGGCGAGGGCTGGCCGTTCGGGCGGCCGCTGCGGGCGGGCGAGGTGTTCGCCGCGCTGCAGCGGGTGCCGGGCGTGGAGCTGGTGGACGAGGTGCTGCTGCATCCGGCGGACCCGCTGACCGGGCGGCGCGGCGACGCGACCGACCGGATCGAGCTGGCGCCGTCGGCGCTGCTCTTCCCGTTCGACCACCGCGTCCGGGTGGTCGAGGCCCGGTGA
- a CDS encoding phage tail protein has translation MSGSARGTVPGLATPHPLGAALPAVYAEDDFGQRFVAGLDVVLAPLFHVLDSLEAYFSPWLAPADFVDYLAGWVGTELTGTEPLALRRQAVASAVALHRVRGTRQGLAAAVRLAFGVDPEITESGGASWSARPLGPFPGAPAAGVHVVLRVADPAAVDPHRLRGVVAAARPAHLPFTVAVTTSRTSEGA, from the coding sequence GTGAGCGGGTCCGCGCGGGGCACGGTGCCGGGGCTCGCGACGCCGCATCCGCTGGGGGCGGCGCTGCCCGCCGTGTACGCGGAGGACGACTTCGGGCAGCGTTTCGTCGCCGGTCTCGACGTGGTCCTGGCGCCGCTGTTCCATGTGCTCGACTCCCTGGAGGCCTATTTCTCGCCGTGGCTGGCGCCCGCCGACTTCGTCGACTACCTGGCGGGCTGGGTGGGCACCGAGCTGACCGGCACCGAGCCGCTGGCACTGCGCCGGCAGGCGGTGGCCTCGGCGGTGGCGCTGCACCGGGTCCGCGGCACCCGGCAGGGGCTCGCGGCGGCGGTGCGCCTCGCGTTCGGCGTCGATCCCGAGATCACCGAGAGCGGCGGCGCGAGCTGGTCGGCCCGGCCGCTCGGCCCGTTCCCCGGTGCGCCCGCGGCCGGGGTGCACGTCGTCCTCCGGGTCGCCGACCCGGCCGCGGTGGACCCGCACCGGCTGCGCGGGGTGGTGGCCGCGGCGCGCCCGGCCCACCTGCCGTTCACGGTCGCCGTGACCACGTCCCGTACCTCCGAAGGAGCCTGA
- a CDS encoding crotonase/enoyl-CoA hydratase family protein, with the protein MSTSAVRVERDGPVTTVVLSRPQARNAVDGPTAALLADAFREFEADDAASVAVLWGEGGTFCAGADLKAVGTARGNRVEAGGDGPMGPTRLRLSKPVIAAVAGHAVAGGLELALWCDLRVVEEDAVFGVFCRRWGVPLIDGGTVRLPRLIGESRAMDLVLTGRPVPAAEAHAIGLANRLVPPGESRAAAEELARQIAAFPQLCLRHDRMSVLEQHGLPEDEAMAGELAHGMVPLTAGETSAGAARFASGAGRHGTFAD; encoded by the coding sequence ATGAGCACCTCCGCCGTACGGGTCGAGCGGGACGGGCCGGTGACGACCGTCGTGCTCTCGCGGCCGCAGGCGCGCAACGCCGTCGACGGGCCGACGGCGGCGCTCCTTGCCGATGCCTTCCGGGAGTTCGAGGCCGACGACGCGGCCTCGGTCGCCGTCCTGTGGGGCGAGGGCGGCACCTTCTGCGCGGGGGCCGACCTCAAGGCGGTGGGGACGGCGCGCGGGAACCGGGTGGAGGCCGGCGGGGACGGGCCGATGGGGCCGACCCGGCTGCGGCTGAGCAAGCCGGTGATCGCTGCGGTCGCCGGACACGCCGTCGCCGGCGGCCTCGAACTCGCGCTGTGGTGCGATCTGCGGGTCGTGGAGGAGGACGCCGTGTTCGGCGTGTTCTGCCGCCGCTGGGGCGTGCCGCTGATCGACGGCGGCACGGTGCGGCTGCCCCGGCTGATCGGGGAGAGCCGGGCCATGGACCTGGTCCTCACCGGGCGGCCGGTGCCCGCCGCCGAGGCGCACGCCATCGGGCTCGCCAACCGCCTGGTGCCGCCGGGGGAGTCCCGGGCCGCCGCCGAGGAACTCGCCCGGCAGATCGCCGCGTTCCCGCAGCTGTGCCTGCGGCACGACCGGATGTCCGTCCTCGAACAGCACGGGCTGCCCGAGGACGAGGCCATGGCCGGTGAACTCGCGCACGGCATGGTGCCGTTGACCGCCGGGGAGACCTCGGCGGGCGCCGCCCGCTTCGCCTCGGGCGCGGGCCGCCACGGCACCTTCGCCGACTGA
- a CDS encoding amidase: MTTSEERTRVHAFRDDALGEHDAVGLAAAIRSGEVGAAEAARDAAARVREVEARLHAVQVHAEDAETTASGSGGGAFAGVPSFVKDNTDRRGLPTGHGSAAFTPRPARHDAPFARQFLSTGVTVLGKTRLPEFGFSPTTEYDDAEPVRNPWHTDHSAGGSSGGSAALVAAGAVPIAHANDGGGSIRIPSACCGLVGLKPTRGRVVANAQSRQLPLDLVTDGVVSRSVRDTAAFLAAAERHWRNPALPPVGLVEGPSGRRLRIGLLLDSPNGVRPDAATRAAVTETATALERLGHTVEPVSPAIDPRFTEDFLTYWGLLSFLIGTTGRTLGAGFDRHRMDPLSRGLRETYVENWHRTPGVLRRLRRTKSAYAAAFRGHDLLMSPVLAHTTPPIGHLSPSVPYRTLVKRILAYVAYTPIDNVVGTPSLSLPSAATTDAGLPIGVMFSARPGAERNLLDVAFTLEAERPFRRIQDGAGR, from the coding sequence GTGACGACTTCCGAGGAACGGACCAGGGTGCACGCCTTCCGGGACGACGCCCTGGGAGAGCACGACGCGGTGGGGCTCGCCGCCGCCATCCGCAGCGGCGAGGTCGGCGCCGCCGAGGCCGCCCGGGACGCGGCGGCGCGGGTCCGCGAGGTCGAGGCCCGGCTGCACGCCGTACAGGTGCACGCCGAGGACGCCGAGACCACCGCGTCCGGCTCCGGTGGGGGCGCCTTCGCGGGCGTGCCCAGCTTCGTCAAGGACAACACCGACCGGCGCGGACTGCCCACCGGCCACGGCAGCGCGGCCTTCACCCCGCGCCCGGCCCGCCACGACGCGCCCTTCGCCCGCCAGTTCCTCAGCACCGGCGTCACGGTCCTCGGCAAGACCCGGCTGCCCGAGTTCGGCTTCAGCCCGACCACGGAGTACGACGACGCCGAACCCGTCCGCAATCCGTGGCACACCGACCACTCGGCGGGCGGTTCGTCCGGCGGCAGCGCCGCCCTCGTCGCCGCCGGCGCCGTGCCGATCGCCCACGCCAACGACGGCGGCGGCTCCATCCGCATCCCGTCCGCCTGCTGCGGACTCGTCGGCCTCAAGCCCACCCGCGGCCGGGTCGTCGCCAACGCGCAGAGCCGTCAACTGCCCCTCGACCTCGTCACGGACGGCGTCGTCAGCCGCTCCGTGCGCGACACCGCCGCGTTCCTGGCCGCCGCCGAACGTCACTGGCGCAACCCCGCGCTGCCGCCCGTCGGCCTCGTCGAGGGCCCCTCCGGACGCCGGCTGCGGATCGGCCTGCTCCTCGACTCGCCCAACGGCGTGCGCCCCGACGCCGCCACCCGGGCCGCCGTCACCGAGACCGCCACCGCCCTCGAACGGCTCGGCCACACCGTGGAACCGGTCTCGCCCGCCATCGACCCCCGCTTCACCGAGGACTTCCTTACCTACTGGGGCCTGCTGTCCTTCCTCATCGGCACCACCGGCCGCACCCTCGGCGCCGGCTTCGACCGCCACCGCATGGACCCGCTCAGCCGCGGCCTGCGCGAGACCTACGTCGAGAACTGGCACCGCACCCCCGGCGTGCTGCGCCGGCTGCGCCGTACGAAGTCGGCGTACGCGGCGGCCTTCCGCGGCCACGACCTGCTGATGTCGCCGGTGCTCGCCCACACCACGCCGCCGATCGGCCACCTGAGCCCCTCGGTGCCGTACCGGACCCTGGTCAAGCGGATCCTCGCCTACGTCGCGTACACCCCGATCGACAACGTGGTCGGCACCCCCTCCCTGTCCCTTCCGTCCGCCGCGACGACCGACGCCGGACTGCCGATCGGCGTGATGTTCTCGGCCCGCCCGGGCGCCGAACGCAATCTCCTCGACGTCGCGTTCACCCTGGAGGCCGAGCGGCCCTTCCGCCGCATCCAGGACGGTGCCGGCCGATGA
- a CDS encoding aminotransferase class IV, whose product MATVDGVPASTAQLAALALTNYGHFTTLRVEEGGGVRGLGLHLERLVRDCAAVFGAALDPERVRGYVREACVREAADGRSGALNVRVTVFDPALDIVRPAEPAGDPRVLVTVRPAGGLFPPPLRVTARPYRRDVPAVKHVGLFGPLALRREARRAGFDDVLFTEPGPGLAPGGEALVTEGCTWNVGFVDAAGRVVWPAADVLPGVTMRLLRQARPGALVRPVRMGELPALRAAFATNAAIGVRAVHAVDGHRFPADDPVLAELRAAYAALPEDRLAD is encoded by the coding sequence ATGGCAACTGTCGACGGAGTCCCCGCGTCCACCGCCCAGCTGGCGGCGCTCGCCCTGACCAACTACGGGCATTTCACCACTCTGCGGGTCGAGGAGGGCGGCGGGGTGCGCGGCCTCGGGCTGCACCTGGAGCGCCTGGTGCGGGACTGTGCCGCCGTGTTCGGGGCGGCGCTCGATCCGGAGCGGGTCCGCGGCTACGTACGGGAGGCGTGCGTACGGGAGGCGGCGGACGGGCGGTCCGGGGCCCTGAACGTGCGGGTGACCGTCTTCGATCCGGCGCTTGACATCGTGCGCCCGGCGGAGCCGGCCGGGGACCCGCGGGTGCTTGTGACCGTACGGCCGGCCGGTGGCCTGTTTCCGCCGCCGCTGCGGGTGACGGCCAGGCCGTACCGGCGCGATGTGCCCGCCGTGAAGCACGTGGGGCTCTTCGGGCCGCTGGCGCTGCGGCGCGAGGCGCGGCGGGCCGGGTTCGACGACGTGCTGTTCACCGAGCCGGGGCCCGGTCTCGCGCCCGGCGGGGAGGCGCTGGTCACGGAGGGCTGCACCTGGAACGTGGGGTTCGTGGACGCGGCGGGCCGGGTGGTGTGGCCGGCGGCGGACGTGCTGCCCGGGGTGACCATGCGGCTGCTCCGGCAGGCCCGCCCGGGCGCGCTCGTCCGGCCCGTCCGCATGGGCGAGCTGCCCGCCCTGCGGGCGGCGTTCGCCACCAACGCGGCGATCGGCGTGCGCGCCGTCCACGCCGTGGACGGGCACCGCTTCCCCGCCGACGATCCGGTGCTCGCGGAGCTCCGGGCGGCCTACGCG